The Helianthus annuus cultivar XRQ/B chromosome 16, HanXRQr2.0-SUNRISE, whole genome shotgun sequence genome includes a window with the following:
- the LOC110918894 gene encoding glutenin, low molecular weight subunit-like encodes MKGSSKRGAGSKKRGLGTKKNPVRPKVRANLGEPTHFRLQDEPDQVPHFHTQQYPPFQTQQYPPFQSQTYQNQPFIPPFQPHQFQPQSFPHFQTQPHQLDPLLEDNTLIRQFANVYREPQPSLNDDEDDDCVQEEEEENDDVQEIVPSSVQKIAFIPPFQPHQFQPQSFPHFQTQPHQLDPLLEDNTLIRQFANVYREPQPSLNDDEDDDCVQEEEEENDDVQEIVPSSVRKHWTSEE; translated from the coding sequence ATGAaaggttcaagcaagagaggtgCGGGTTCGAAAAAAAGAGGTTTGGGTACGAAGAAAAATCCCGTAAGACCCAAGGTTCGAGCGAATCTTGGCGAGCCGACGCATTTTAGGTTGCAAGACGAACCCGACCAAGTCCCACATTTTCAtacccaacaatatccaccctttcaaacccaacaatatccaccaTTTCaatctcaaacgtatcaaaaccAACCGTTCATTCCACCGTTtcaacctcaccaatttcaaCCCCAATCGTTTCCACACTTTCAAACCCAACCCCACCAACTTGACCCACTACTAGAAGATAACACCCTCATCCGTCAATTTGCAAATGTGTATCGTGAACCACAACCAAGTCTCAacgacgatgaagatgatgattgcgttcaagaagaagaagaagaaaacgaTGACGTTCAAGAAATTGTCCCGTCATCCGTTCAAAAAATTGCGTTCATTCCACCGTTtcaacctcaccaatttcaaCCCCAATCGTTTCCACACTTTCAAACCCAACCCCACCAACTTGACCCACTACTAGAAGATAACACCCTCATCCGTCAATTTGCAAATGTGTATCGTGAACCACAACCAAGTCTCAacgacgatgaagatgatgattgcgttcaagaagaagaagaagaaaacgaTGACGTTCAAGAAATTGTCCCGTCATCCGTTCGAAAACATTGGACGAGCGAGGAGTAG